The Congregibacter litoralis KT71 genome contains a region encoding:
- the mraY gene encoding phospho-N-acetylmuramoyl-pentapeptide-transferase, giving the protein MLMILADYLAQFESAFRVFQYLTLRGILAAGTALLISLLVGPVMIRRLSYYQVGQSVRSDGPESHLEKSGTPTMGGALILVAIAISTLLWADLSNAYVWVALLVTAAFGAVGWVDDYRKVVERNHRGLPARWKYLWQSVAGLSAAVFLFMTADSPVTTQLFIPFFKDIAIPMGAAFVVLAYFVIVGASNAVNLTDGLDGLAILPTVLVGTALGLIAYLTGNVNFAQYLQIPYVAGSGELSVFCGSIAGAGLGFLWFNTYPAQVFMGDVGALALGAALGTVAVITRHEIVFFIMGGIFVLETVSVILQVASFKLTGKRLFRMAPIHHHYELKGWPEPRVIVRFWIITVMLVLFGLATLKLR; this is encoded by the coding sequence ATGCTGATGATCCTGGCAGACTACCTGGCGCAGTTCGAGTCGGCGTTCCGCGTGTTCCAGTATCTGACCTTGCGCGGCATTCTCGCGGCGGGAACCGCCCTGTTGATTTCCCTGCTCGTAGGTCCGGTGATGATCCGTCGTCTCAGCTATTACCAGGTGGGGCAGTCCGTGCGCAGCGATGGTCCCGAGTCCCATCTGGAAAAGTCCGGCACACCGACCATGGGTGGTGCACTGATCCTGGTGGCCATTGCCATCAGTACCTTGCTGTGGGCCGACCTGTCCAATGCCTATGTGTGGGTCGCTCTATTGGTCACCGCGGCTTTCGGCGCTGTGGGTTGGGTGGATGATTACCGCAAAGTTGTGGAGCGCAATCACCGGGGATTGCCGGCGCGATGGAAATATCTCTGGCAGTCCGTGGCCGGCCTCTCCGCCGCCGTCTTTCTGTTTATGACCGCCGACAGCCCCGTAACAACCCAGCTGTTTATTCCCTTTTTCAAGGACATCGCGATTCCCATGGGCGCGGCCTTTGTGGTCCTCGCTTACTTCGTCATCGTCGGTGCCAGTAATGCGGTGAATCTCACTGACGGACTCGACGGTCTGGCGATTCTGCCCACGGTGCTCGTGGGAACGGCCCTGGGTCTCATCGCTTATCTCACGGGTAACGTGAATTTCGCTCAGTATCTGCAAATTCCCTATGTGGCGGGGAGCGGTGAACTGTCGGTGTTCTGCGGCAGCATTGCCGGCGCGGGCCTGGGTTTTCTGTGGTTCAACACCTATCCCGCACAGGTGTTCATGGGTGATGTGGGCGCTCTCGCCCTCGGCGCCGCCCTGGGCACCGTGGCCGTGATTACCCGTCACGAGATTGTGTTTTTCATCATGGGTGGAATTTTTGTGCTGGAGACGGTCTCCGTGATTCTCCAGGTGGCGTCTTTCAAGCTCACGGGTAAGCGCCTTTTCCGCATGGCGCCGATTCATCATCACTACGAATTGAAAGGCTGGCCTGAGCCCCGCGTTATCGTCCGGTTCTGGATTATCACGGTAATGCTGGTGCTGTTCGGTCTTGCCACCTTGAAGCTGCGGTAA